CTTTTGACGCCAATCTTTCGGCAAGATGGCTTCCTATGAACCCCGTAGCACCTGTGATAAAAATCAACATACTTCCTCCCTATCTGCGCTCAGGCGGGCTTGTCCGCCTTAGGCGGGCCTGTCCGCCTTAGGCGGGCTTTTTGGCTACCCCCATAGTGAAAAGCAACGGTATGCAGGGGTTGAAAATTTCCTGTGTTACATTTTTAAAGCCGGATTCTTCTAAAATGCGGGCAAATTGACTGCTGTGAAGGTGGTGGACATCCCCTTCATGGGCCTTTACAATGACATCAAAAATGACTCTTCCTAAAAGATTGTCCTTGCAGCCATCTATTATCATAATTTTGCCTTTATTTTTAAGAATACGGTGCATCTCCCTCACAGCCTTCTTTTTGTGGGGGTAATGGTGAAAAGAGTGCGAGCATGTCAGGTAATCAAACTGGTTGTCTTCGTATGGCATATGCTCCACATCGGCTACT
Above is a genomic segment from Candidatus Omnitrophota bacterium containing:
- a CDS encoding methyltransferase domain-containing protein, with translation MDIRAAFMRKSKDIKSKSSKRFDDWSKKYDRSLLQFLIFRRSHNMFISNIVHDSRHINILDVGCGTGEFAMKLKSYKKDASVYGLDISSDMIRAAKAKFNGEIDFRVADVEHMPYEDNQFDYLTCSHSFHHYPHKKKAVREMHRILKNKGKIMIIDGCKDNLLGRVIFDVIVKAHEGDVHHLHSSQFARILEESGFKNVTQEIFNPCIPLLFTMGVAKKPA